The Strix aluco isolate bStrAlu1 chromosome 1, bStrAlu1.hap1, whole genome shotgun sequence genome has a window encoding:
- the ID4 gene encoding DNA-binding protein inhibitor ID-4 isoform X2, whose product MKAVSPVRHPSRKAQPGVAGGGGGHPALRCLAEHSGCKGGPPSGEEPAALCLQCDMNDCYSRLRKLVPTIPPNKRVSKVEILQHVIDYILDLQLALETHPALLRQQQQQPPALHPGSCPAGTPRTPLTALNTDPVRGWLC is encoded by the coding sequence ATGAAAGCCGTGAGTCCCGTCCGGCACCCCAGCCGCAAGGCGCAGCCCGGcgtggcgggcggcggcgggggacaCCCGGCCCTGCGGTGCCTGGCCGAGCACAGCGGCTGCAAGGGGGGCCCGCCGTCGGGCGAGGAGCCGGCGGCGCTGTGCCTGCAGTGCGATATGAATGACTGTTACAGCCGGCTGAGGAAGCTGGTGCCCACCATCCCGCCCAACAAGAGGGTCAGCAAAGTGGAGATCCTGCAGCATGTCATCGACTACATCCTCGACCTGCAGCTGGCTCTGGAGACGCACCCGGCGCTgctccggcagcagcagcagcagccgcccgcCCTGCACCCGGGCAGCTGTCCCGCGGGCACCCCCAGGACCCCGCTGACAGCCCTCAACACTGACCCGGTAAGAG
- the ID4 gene encoding DNA-binding protein inhibitor ID-4 isoform X1: MKAVSPVRHPSRKAQPGVAGGGGGHPALRCLAEHSGCKGGPPSGEEPAALCLQCDMNDCYSRLRKLVPTIPPNKRVSKVEILQHVIDYILDLQLALETHPALLRQQQQQPPALHPGSCPAGTPRTPLTALNTDPAGSVNKPGDSILCR, translated from the coding sequence ATGAAAGCCGTGAGTCCCGTCCGGCACCCCAGCCGCAAGGCGCAGCCCGGcgtggcgggcggcggcgggggacaCCCGGCCCTGCGGTGCCTGGCCGAGCACAGCGGCTGCAAGGGGGGCCCGCCGTCGGGCGAGGAGCCGGCGGCGCTGTGCCTGCAGTGCGATATGAATGACTGTTACAGCCGGCTGAGGAAGCTGGTGCCCACCATCCCGCCCAACAAGAGGGTCAGCAAAGTGGAGATCCTGCAGCATGTCATCGACTACATCCTCGACCTGCAGCTGGCTCTGGAGACGCACCCGGCGCTgctccggcagcagcagcagcagccgcccgcCCTGCACCCGGGCAGCTGTCCCGCGGGCACCCCCAGGACCCCGCTGACAGCCCTCAACACTGACCCG